One stretch of Cellulomonas wangsupingiae DNA includes these proteins:
- a CDS encoding glycosyltransferase family 4 protein has translation MPDTRRVLVDATAIPADLGGVGRYVVELVPELAELGPEVVVACRPGTEGWVAERAPQARAVVVPRAAASSRPARMAWEQVGLPGLVRRTRADVLFSPHYTMPVAPVPAARVVTLHDATFFSRPDVHSRDKRVFFRQATSWAVRHADALVVPSAATRDEVLRHAGGDPALFHVAHHGVDASTFHPVDEAEKARVAASLGVRPGGYVAFLGTLEPRKNLPALVRGWWSAFGDATDAPDLVLAGGRGWDSELDAVVASLPGGGPRVVRPGYLPVDDLAGYLGGAAVVAYPSLGEGFGLPVLEAMACGAAVLTSRELSLPEVGGDAVAYTGTSAPEVADALRTVLADAALRSRLGTAAQARAASFTWSAAARAHVLAFDAAVARREGRAALLR, from the coding sequence GTGCCTGACACGCGACGCGTCCTCGTCGACGCGACGGCCATCCCGGCCGACCTCGGCGGCGTCGGCCGCTACGTCGTGGAGCTCGTGCCCGAGCTCGCGGAGCTGGGGCCCGAGGTCGTCGTCGCCTGCCGTCCGGGCACCGAGGGCTGGGTCGCCGAGCGCGCGCCGCAGGCGCGCGCCGTCGTCGTGCCCCGTGCCGCCGCGTCCTCGCGGCCCGCCCGCATGGCCTGGGAGCAGGTCGGGCTCCCCGGTCTCGTGCGCAGGACGCGCGCGGACGTGCTGTTCAGCCCGCACTACACGATGCCGGTGGCGCCGGTGCCCGCGGCACGCGTCGTCACGCTGCACGACGCCACCTTCTTCAGCCGGCCCGACGTGCACTCGCGAGACAAGCGGGTCTTCTTCCGGCAGGCGACGTCGTGGGCGGTCCGCCACGCCGACGCGCTGGTCGTGCCCTCGGCCGCGACCCGCGACGAGGTGCTGCGGCACGCCGGCGGCGACCCTGCCCTGTTCCACGTCGCGCACCACGGGGTCGACGCGTCCACGTTCCACCCGGTCGACGAGGCCGAGAAGGCGCGCGTCGCGGCGTCGCTCGGGGTGCGACCCGGCGGGTACGTCGCCTTCCTCGGCACGCTCGAGCCGCGCAAGAACCTGCCGGCGCTGGTGCGCGGGTGGTGGTCGGCGTTCGGCGACGCGACGGATGCCCCCGACCTGGTGCTCGCGGGAGGACGCGGGTGGGACTCGGAGCTCGATGCCGTCGTCGCGAGCCTGCCCGGCGGCGGGCCGCGGGTCGTGCGGCCCGGCTACCTCCCGGTCGACGACCTCGCCGGGTACCTCGGGGGAGCGGCGGTCGTCGCCTACCCGAGCCTCGGCGAGGGCTTCGGTCTGCCCGTGCTCGAGGCGATGGCGTGCGGTGCGGCGGTCCTCACCTCGCGCGAGCTGTCGCTTCCGGAGGTGGGCGGGGACGCGGTCGCCTACACGGGCACGTCGGCGCCCGAGGTGGCCGACGCGCTGCGCACGGTGCTGGCCGACGCGGCGCTGCGGTCCCGGCTGGGCACGGCGGCGCAGGCCCGTGCGGCGTCGTTCACGTGGTCCGCAGCCGCACGTGCGCACGTCCTGGCGTTCGACGCCGCCGTCGCCCGGCGTGAGGGTCGAGCTGCACTTCTGCGCTAA